The proteins below are encoded in one region of Takifugu rubripes chromosome 1, fTakRub1.2, whole genome shotgun sequence:
- the cdk5r2b gene encoding cyclin-dependent kinase 5 activator 1, giving the protein MGTVLSISPATKKASIMDAEVAPEGVKTDKSLKRHSMFVSLSWKKLVANSAKKSAKKVNPNVLTVPSGQVAQLNIENSRKTHQTEEKKPKVPIPVPVPTVPTQNNEPVIQNTRLSTVQKQSSSLSLLSPRRIVIQASTGELLRCLGDFMCRRCFKLKDLNSGEVILWFRNIDRTLLLQGWQDQGFITPANVVFVYLLCEDTIEDRVDSLGELQGTFQTCLYLAYSYMGNEISYPLKPFMIEANKDTFWETSLRIINRMSAKMLQLNADPHFFTEVFQDLKNQRESEANLDR; this is encoded by the coding sequence atgGGAACCGTCCTCTCCATATCTCCGGCCACTAAGAAGGCATCTATCATGGACGCCGAGGTCGCGCCAGAAGGGGTCAAAACCGACAAGAGCCTCAAACGCCACTCGATGttcgtctctctctcctggAAGAAGCTGGTGGCCAATTCCGCAAAGAAGAGTGCCAAGAAAGTCAACCCGAACGTGCTGACCGTCCCATCGGGTCAGGTGGCTCAGCTCAACATcgaaaacagcaggaaaacgcaccaaacagaagagaaaaaaccCAAAGTGCCCATTCCGGTCCCGGTCCCCACCGTCCCCACGCAGAACAACGAGCCCGTCATCCAGAACACGAGGCTCTCCACCGTCCAGAAGCAGTCCAGctccctgtccctgctgtccCCCAGGCGGATAGTCATCCAGGCCTCCACCGGGGAGCTGTTGCGCTGTTTGGGGGACTTCATGTGCCGCAGATGTTTTAAGCTGAAAGATTTAAACAGCGGGGAGGTGATTCTGTGGTTCCGAAACATTGATCGGACTCTGTTGCTGCAGGGCTGGCAGGACCAGGGCTTCATCACGCCGGCAAATGTGGTGTTCGTTTACCTGCTGTGCGAAGACACGATAGAGGACAGGGTGGACAGCCTGGGCGAGCTGCAGGGCACCTTTCAGACCTGCCTCTACCTCGCCTACTCCTACATGGGGAACGAGATCTCCTACCCGCTCAAACCGTTCATGATCGAGGCGAACAAGGACACGTTTTGGGAGACGTCGCTGCGCATCATTAACAGGATGAGtgccaaaatgctgcagctgaacGCAGACCCGCACTTTTTCACCGAGGTCTTCCAGGACCTGAAAAACCAGCGCGAGAGCGAGGCCAACCTGGACCGCTGA